From a single Notolabrus celidotus isolate fNotCel1 chromosome 7, fNotCel1.pri, whole genome shotgun sequence genomic region:
- the LOC117816502 gene encoding E3 ubiquitin-protein ligase pellino homolog 1-like — protein MFSLGQENIPTSPTSTKGPVKYGELIVLGCNGSLPSGDKGRRKSRFALCRRNKANGVKASTVHSSCTPQAAKAISNKEQHSISYTLSRAQTVVVEYTHDYNTDMFQIGRSTETPIDFVVTDTVPGGQNQADGPAVQSTISRFACRIICQRNPPYSARIYAAGFDSSKNIFLGEKAAKWRMQDGQMDGLTTNGVLVMHPHQGFNQDSKPGLWREISVCGNVFTLRETRSSQQRGKMVDSESNKLVDGSLIDLCGATLLWRTAEGLSDTPTVKHLEALRQELNAGRPQCPVGFNTLAFPSLRRKDVLDEKQPWAYLRCGHVHGYHAWGGRRNPEVEAECQERECPMCRTRGPYVPLWLGCEAGFYVDAEPPTHAFVPCGHVCSKKTTAYWSEIPLPHGTHTLHAACPFCIQLLNGESGFVRLIFQSPLD, from the exons ATGTTCTCTCTCGGTCAGGAGAACATCCCCACCTCTCCAACCTCCACCAAAGGGCCGGTGAAGTATGGAGAGCTCATCGTGCTGGG GTGTAACGGCTCTCTGCCCAGTGGAGACAAGGGGAGGAGGAAAAGTCGCTTCGCTCTGTGTCGCAGAAACAAAGCCAACGGAGTGAAAGCGAGCACCGTCCACTCCTCCTGCACGCCTCAGGCGGCGAAG GCGATCAGCAACAAGGAGCAGCACAGTATTTCCTACACCCTGTCCCGGGCTCAGACGGTGGTGGTGGAGTACACACATGACTACAACACCGACATGTTCCAG ATCGGTCGATCCACTGAGACTCCCATCGACTTCGTGGTGACGGACACGGTCCCCGGTGGTCAGAACCAGGCTGACGGTCCGGCGGTCCAGAGCACCATCTCACGCTTCGCCTGCCGCATCATCTGCCAAAGAAACCCTCCGTACTCTGCGCGGATCTACGCCGCCGGCTTCGACTCCTCCAAGAACATCTTCCTCGGG GAGAAGGCGGCCAAGTGGAGGATGCAGGACGGTCAGATGGATGGACTGACCACCAACGGGGTTCTGGTGATGCACCCGCACCAAGGCTTCAACCAGGACTCCAAACCGGGTCTGTGGAGGGAGATCTCGGTCTGTGGGAACGTGTTCACACTGAGGGAGACCAGGTCCTCTCAGCAGCGGGGAAAGATG GTGGACTCCGAGTCCAACAAGCTGGTGGACGGCTCGCTCATCGACCTGTGCGGCGCCACCCTGCTGTGGAGGACGGCTGAAGGCCTGTCTGACACTCCCACCGTCAAACACCTGGAGGCGCTGCGTCAGGAGCTGAACGCCGGGCGCCCGCAGTGTCCCGTGGGCTTCAACACGCTCGCCTTCCCCAGCCTCCGCCGCAAAGACGTCCTGGACGAGAAGCAGCCGTGGGCCTACCTGCGCTGCGGACACGTGCACGGCTACCACGCCTGGGGGGGGCGCCGCAATCCGGAGGTGGAGGCCGAGTGCCAGGAGAGGGAGTGCCCCATGTGCAGGACCAGGGGCCCCTACGTGCCGCTGTGGCTGGGCTGCGAGGCCGGGTTCTACGTGGACGCCGAGCCGCCCACGCACGCCTTCGTCCCCTGCGGTCACGTCTGCTCGAAGAAGACGACGGCCTACTGGAGTGAGATCCCGCTGCCGCACGGCACGCACACGCTCCACGCCGCCTGCCCGTTCTGCATCCAGCTGCTGAACGGGGAGTCTGGATTCGTCAGACTCATCTTCCAGAGCCCGCTGGACTAA